One window from the genome of Mastacembelus armatus chromosome 18, fMasArm1.2, whole genome shotgun sequence encodes:
- the LOC113122387 gene encoding uncharacterized protein LOC113122387 isoform X2, with translation MDSPSVIRTMMNFILITASILCSLSWISVSAAESQTVKVQPGEEVNLLCPNMSKYDDLTFWFRLVNGTKMGCISVMYKTTHSVSYCDGFKNGTFEMSSNISTVFLKIKQVDLSDSGLYFCGVYTGGQMLFNTLHLNVNGSVGLHEADSKCRTESDGTSKLISVILGGVIVSLVVLIIGLTVKDRKLQRANEEETVEQRENAEEGIYTGLTPHAQDTYETIGNKK, from the exons ATGGACAGCCCTTCAGTCATACGCACAATGATGAACTTTATCTTGATAACAGCTTCAATTCTCTGCAGCCTCA gctgGATCTCAGTCTCAGCTGCTGAGTCTCAGACTGTGAAGGTCCAACCTGGTGAAGAAGTCAACCTGCTGTGTCCCAACATGTCCAAATATGATGATTTGACGTTCTGGTTCAGACTGGTCAATGGGACCAAGATGGGCTGCATCTCTGTTATGTACAAAACAACTCATTCTGTTTCATATTGTGATGGATTTAAAAACGGAACATTTGAAATGAGCTCCAACATCTCTACAGTCTTTCTCAAAATCAAACAAGTGGATTTATCCGACTCTGGGCTGTATTTCTGTGGAGTTTATACAGGTGGACAGATGCTTTTCAATACATTACATCTGAATGTTAACG GAAGTGTTGGACTACATGAAGCAGACAGCAAGTGCAGAA CTGAGTCTGATGGAACATCAAAGCTGATAAGTGTGATCCTGGGCGGTGTGATAGTTTCACTTGTAGTGCTCATCATTGGTCTGACTGTTAAAGACAGGAAACTTCAGAGAG CTAATGAAGAAGAGACTGTAGAGCAAAGGGAG AATGCAGAAGAAGGCATCTATACG GGTTTGACTCCTCATGCCCAGGACACATACGAAACTATCGGCAACAAGAAGTGA
- the LOC113122387 gene encoding uncharacterized protein LOC113122387 isoform X1, with translation MDSPSVIRTMMNFILITASILCSLSWISVSAAESQTVKVQPGEEVNLLCPNMSKYDDLTFWFRLVNGTKMGCISVMYKTTHSVSYCNGFQSGTFEMSSNISTVSLKIKQVDLSDSGLYFCGVYTGGLMLFNTVHLNVKGSVGLHEADSKCRTESDGTSKLISVILGGVTVSLVVLIIGLTVKNRKLQRANEEETVEQSENAEEGIYTGLTPHAQDTYETIGNKK, from the exons ATGGACAGCCCTTCAGTCATACGCACAATGATGAACTTTATCTTGATAACAGCTTCAATTCTCTGCAGCCTCA gctgGATCTCAGTCTCAGCTGCTGAGTCTCAGACTGTGAAGGTCCAACCTGGTGAAGAAGTCAACCTGCTGTGTCCCAACATGTCCAAATATGATGATTTGACGTTCTGGTTCAGACTGGTCAATGGGACCAAGATGGGCTGCATCTCTGTTATGTACAAAACAACTCATTCTGTTTCATATTGTAATGGATTTCAAAGTGGAACATTTGAAATGAGCTCCAACATCTCTACAGTCTCTCTCAAAATCAAACAAGTGGATTTATCGGACTCTGGGCTGTATTTCTGTGGAGTTTATACAGGAGGACTGATGCTTTTCAATACAGTACATCTGAATGTTAAAG GAAGTGTTGGACTACATGAAGCAGACAGCAAGTGCAGAA CTGAGTCTGATGGAACATCAAAGCTGATAAGTGTGATCCTGGGCGGTGTGACAGTTTCACTTGTAGTGCTCATCATTGGTCTGACTGTTAAAAACAGGAAACTTCAGAGAG CTAATGAAGAAGAGACTGTAGAGCAAAGTGAG AATGCAGAAGAAGGCATCTATACG GGTTTGACTCCTCATGCCCAGGACACATACGAAACTATCGGCAACAAGAAGTGA
- the LOC113122363 gene encoding uncharacterized protein LOC113122363 isoform X2, whose translation MIGAAQRELFSTPPLPNKSPLHNMDCPYSNTGTHTMRSFILIKAFLLCSYSWVSVSGSESQTVQVQPGEEVTLLCPNISTTPTQTDWLRLVNRTKSSCVSSLYESEGSPSFCHGFQNGKYEMSSNVSTVFLKIKHVDLSDSGLYFCGFYIKKHTVIAKVIELSVQGNGETDDEVDFKKNESDGRINLITVTLGCLTVGFMMVVTGLAVKIRKQQKALNKELHPQRNKVLVSKYMDSAALRFLPETRRSRTPDVETHVSYTACR comes from the exons ATGATTGGAGCCGCCCAGCGTGAACTATTCAGTACCCCGCCTCTTCCCAATAAAAGCCCCTTGCACAATATGGACTGCCCCTACAGtaacacaggtacacacacaatGAGGAGCTTCATCCTTATAAAagcttttcttctctgcagctaCA gctgGGTCTCTGTCTCAGGGTCTGAGTCTCAGACTGTGCAGGTCCAGCCTGGTGAAGAAGTCACCTTGCTATGTCCCAACATTTCAACAACTCCAACCCAGACAGACTGGCTCAGACTGGTCAACAGAACTAAGTCCAGCTGTGTCTCCTCTTTGTACGAGTCTGAAGGCAGTCCTTCATTCTGTCATGGAtttcaaaatggaaaatatgaaatgagCTCCAACGTCTCCACTGTCTTTCTGAAAATCAAGCATGTGGATTTATCTGACTCTGGActgtatttctgtggattttacataaaaaaacacacagtcattgCAAAAGTAATAGAGTTAAGTGTTCAAG GTAATGGAGAAACTGATGATGAGGTGGATTTTAAGAAAA ATGAGAGTGATGGGAGGATAAACCTGATCACTGTGACCCTGGGCTGTCTGACTGTGGGCTTCATGATGGTTGTCACTGGTCTGGCTGTTAAAATCAGGAAACAGCAGAAAG CTTTGAATAAAGAGCTGCATCCTCAAAGAAACAAG GTTCTGGTCTCTAAATACATGGACTCTGCAGCACTGAGGTTCCTTCCagagacaagaagaagcagGACACCAGACGTGGAAACTCATGTTTCTTATACGGCCTGCAGATAG
- the LOC113122363 gene encoding uncharacterized protein LOC113122363 isoform X1 — MIGAAQRELFSTPPLPNKSPLHNMDCPYSNTGTHTMRSFILIKAFLLCSYSWVSVSGSESQTVQVQPGEEVTLLCPNISTTPTQTDWLRLVNRTKSSCVSSLYESEGSPSFCHGFQNGKYEMSSNVSTVFLKIKHVDLSDSGLYFCGFYIKKHTVIAKVIELSVQALLKGNGETDDEVDFKKNESDGRINLITVTLGCLTVGFMMVVTGLAVKIRKQQKALNKELHPQRNKVLVSKYMDSAALRFLPETRRSRTPDVETHVSYTACR, encoded by the exons ATGATTGGAGCCGCCCAGCGTGAACTATTCAGTACCCCGCCTCTTCCCAATAAAAGCCCCTTGCACAATATGGACTGCCCCTACAGtaacacaggtacacacacaatGAGGAGCTTCATCCTTATAAAagcttttcttctctgcagctaCA gctgGGTCTCTGTCTCAGGGTCTGAGTCTCAGACTGTGCAGGTCCAGCCTGGTGAAGAAGTCACCTTGCTATGTCCCAACATTTCAACAACTCCAACCCAGACAGACTGGCTCAGACTGGTCAACAGAACTAAGTCCAGCTGTGTCTCCTCTTTGTACGAGTCTGAAGGCAGTCCTTCATTCTGTCATGGAtttcaaaatggaaaatatgaaatgagCTCCAACGTCTCCACTGTCTTTCTGAAAATCAAGCATGTGGATTTATCTGACTCTGGActgtatttctgtggattttacataaaaaaacacacagtcattgCAAAAGTAATAGAGTTAAGTGTTCAAG CCCTTTTGAAAGGTAATGGAGAAACTGATGATGAGGTGGATTTTAAGAAAA ATGAGAGTGATGGGAGGATAAACCTGATCACTGTGACCCTGGGCTGTCTGACTGTGGGCTTCATGATGGTTGTCACTGGTCTGGCTGTTAAAATCAGGAAACAGCAGAAAG CTTTGAATAAAGAGCTGCATCCTCAAAGAAACAAG GTTCTGGTCTCTAAATACATGGACTCTGCAGCACTGAGGTTCCTTCCagagacaagaagaagcagGACACCAGACGTGGAAACTCATGTTTCTTATACGGCCTGCAGATAG
- the LOC113122387 gene encoding uncharacterized protein LOC113122387 isoform X3: MDSPSVIRTMMNFILITASILCSLSWISVSAAESQTVKVQPGEEVNLLCPNMSKYDDLTFWFRLVNGTKMGCISVMYKTTHSVSYCNGFQSGTFEMSSNISTVSLKIKQVDLSDSGLYFCGVYTGGLMLFNTVHLNVKGSVGLHEADSKCRTESDGTSKLISVILGGVTVSLVVLIIGLTVKNRKLQRANEEETVEQSENHNTDELNYTTVKFRPKPK, from the exons ATGGACAGCCCTTCAGTCATACGCACAATGATGAACTTTATCTTGATAACAGCTTCAATTCTCTGCAGCCTCA gctgGATCTCAGTCTCAGCTGCTGAGTCTCAGACTGTGAAGGTCCAACCTGGTGAAGAAGTCAACCTGCTGTGTCCCAACATGTCCAAATATGATGATTTGACGTTCTGGTTCAGACTGGTCAATGGGACCAAGATGGGCTGCATCTCTGTTATGTACAAAACAACTCATTCTGTTTCATATTGTAATGGATTTCAAAGTGGAACATTTGAAATGAGCTCCAACATCTCTACAGTCTCTCTCAAAATCAAACAAGTGGATTTATCGGACTCTGGGCTGTATTTCTGTGGAGTTTATACAGGAGGACTGATGCTTTTCAATACAGTACATCTGAATGTTAAAG GAAGTGTTGGACTACATGAAGCAGACAGCAAGTGCAGAA CTGAGTCTGATGGAACATCAAAGCTGATAAGTGTGATCCTGGGCGGTGTGACAGTTTCACTTGTAGTGCTCATCATTGGTCTGACTGTTAAAAACAGGAAACTTCAGAGAG CTAATGAAGAAGAGACTGTAGAGCAAAGTGAG AATCATAACACTGATGAGCTCAACTACACAACAGTGAAATTTCGACCAAAACCAAAATGA